In Serratia marcescens subsp. marcescens ATCC 13880, a single genomic region encodes these proteins:
- a CDS encoding LysR family transcriptional regulator yields MDQVQAMRIFTRIVELGSFSRAAERLQLPRATVSNALKRLEQRLGVRLLIRTTRQVQVTSEGSLYYQRCVQLLGALEEADTLFSHHKLQPSGKVRIDMPHSLARQIVIPALDDFYRRYPDITLALGANDTHVDLLREGVDCVLRAWETEDDSLVARRIAQLPQVTCASPAYLQAHGTPLDIDRLEPHRAVGYFSLANNRDYPLEFCRGGKLELRELPARLSVSGADAYIAGARAGMGLIQAARYSLAPWLEQGELVEVLADTPPPPMPIYIMYPPGRFLAPRVRVLIDWLIWLFDQQKSGDMAVFPANARKAGK; encoded by the coding sequence ATGGATCAGGTTCAAGCCATGCGCATTTTTACCCGCATCGTCGAACTGGGCAGCTTCAGTCGGGCGGCCGAACGCCTGCAGCTGCCGCGCGCCACGGTCAGCAACGCGTTGAAACGGCTGGAACAACGGCTGGGCGTGCGCCTGCTGATCCGCACCACCCGCCAGGTGCAGGTGACCAGTGAAGGCAGCCTCTACTATCAACGCTGCGTGCAGTTGCTGGGGGCCTTGGAGGAGGCGGACACGCTGTTCAGTCACCATAAGCTGCAGCCGTCCGGCAAGGTGCGCATCGATATGCCCCATTCGCTGGCGCGCCAGATCGTCATTCCGGCGTTGGACGACTTTTACCGGCGTTATCCCGACATCACCCTGGCACTGGGCGCCAACGACACCCACGTCGATCTGTTGCGCGAAGGCGTGGACTGCGTGCTGCGCGCCTGGGAAACCGAAGACGACAGTCTGGTAGCGCGGCGCATCGCCCAGCTGCCGCAGGTCACCTGCGCTTCCCCCGCTTATCTGCAGGCCCACGGCACGCCGCTCGACATCGATCGCCTGGAACCGCATCGCGCGGTGGGGTATTTTTCCCTGGCCAACAACCGCGATTACCCGCTGGAATTCTGCCGCGGCGGCAAGCTGGAACTGCGCGAGCTACCCGCGCGGCTCAGCGTCAGCGGCGCCGACGCCTACATCGCCGGCGCGCGGGCCGGCATGGGATTGATTCAGGCGGCGCGCTATTCGCTTGCCCCCTGGCTGGAACAGGGCGAACTGGTGGAAGTGCTGGCGGACACGCCGCCCCCGCCGATGCCGATTTACATCATGTATCCACCCGGCCGTTTCCTGGCGCCACGGGTCAGGGTGTTGATTGATTGGCTGATTTGGCTGTTTGACCAGCAGAAAAGCGGCGATATGGCTGTTTTTCCAGCAAACGCCCGCAAAGCGGGGAAATAA